Proteins encoded in a region of the Methanofollis tationis genome:
- a CDS encoding minichromosome maintenance protein MCM → MSDRQQTEVTDVVSDWETFLKRQYNKRERVELAKEFPHKRSFYIDYRNLEAFGKRGLALADQLIAKPEKVMGDVKDALVRLGVIEEKDRSSIHIRFTNLTRKTAIRDIRSNQINTFVSVEGILRKTTEVRPRVTSAVFKCLECGQITPPYPQKYGKFQEPFRLCATCQKKTPLELVPEKSDFVDAQKLRIQESPEGLRGGEQPQTLDVDVTDDLTGDSAPGDRVIINGILRSFQRVNAGTKSTLFDIYLECNAIEVAEKEFEEVNISEEDEAAIRELSRDPKIYSKIPRSIAPTIYGNDDVKEAVALQLFGGIPKEMPDGSRLRGDIHVLLVGDPGIAKSQLLRYIVQLSPRGIYTSGKSSTSAGLTATAVKDDFGDGRWTLEAGALVLADMGMAAVDELDKMDKEDRSSLHEAMEQQSISVAKAGITATLRSRCALLGAANPKMGRFDEYAPIAEQINMPPSLLSRFDLIFIMTDKPDSARDMAIADHILKAHSVGELIEKRKRMPMEGVTDEYIQRELKPVTPDIDPLLFRKYIAYAKRNCFPTIQPAAREKLRDYYLSLRNLADTNKPVPVTARQLEALVRLGEASARVRLSPTIELEDADRVIKIVDTCLRQVAYDAESGSFDIDKWTTGVSKRQRDIIRTVKEIIRDVGGDDGSANLEQVIEEMIRQGFTKDKVEGTIKMLKNQGEVIEPRPGIIRLFEREF, encoded by the coding sequence ATGTCAGACCGTCAGCAGACTGAAGTGACCGACGTCGTCAGCGACTGGGAGACATTTCTCAAGCGCCAGTACAACAAACGGGAGCGGGTGGAACTGGCAAAAGAGTTCCCCCACAAACGTTCCTTTTATATCGACTACCGGAACCTCGAAGCCTTCGGAAAACGCGGTCTCGCCCTTGCGGACCAGCTCATCGCAAAGCCCGAGAAGGTGATGGGCGACGTGAAGGACGCCCTGGTGCGCCTGGGTGTCATCGAGGAGAAGGACCGGTCGAGCATCCACATCAGGTTCACCAACCTCACCCGCAAGACGGCGATCAGGGACATCAGGTCGAACCAGATCAACACCTTCGTCTCGGTGGAGGGGATTCTCAGAAAGACGACCGAGGTGCGGCCCAGGGTCACCTCGGCGGTCTTCAAGTGCCTGGAGTGCGGGCAGATCACGCCCCCGTACCCGCAGAAGTACGGAAAGTTCCAGGAGCCCTTCCGCCTCTGCGCCACCTGCCAGAAGAAGACCCCGCTCGAACTGGTGCCGGAAAAATCCGATTTCGTGGACGCCCAGAAGCTGCGGATCCAGGAGTCGCCCGAGGGGCTCCGCGGCGGCGAACAGCCGCAGACCCTCGACGTGGACGTCACCGACGACCTCACCGGCGATTCCGCCCCCGGCGACCGCGTGATCATCAACGGCATTCTCAGGTCGTTCCAGAGGGTGAACGCCGGCACCAAGTCCACGCTCTTTGATATTTACCTCGAATGCAACGCCATCGAGGTGGCCGAGAAGGAGTTTGAGGAGGTGAACATCTCTGAGGAGGACGAGGCGGCGATCCGCGAACTCTCCAGGGACCCGAAGATCTACTCGAAGATCCCCCGTTCCATCGCCCCGACGATCTACGGCAACGACGACGTCAAGGAGGCGGTCGCCCTCCAGCTCTTCGGCGGGATCCCCAAGGAGATGCCTGACGGTTCGCGCCTGCGCGGCGATATCCACGTCCTCCTGGTCGGCGACCCGGGTATCGCAAAGTCCCAGCTCCTCAGGTATATCGTGCAGCTCTCGCCGCGGGGGATCTACACCTCGGGCAAGTCCTCGACCTCGGCCGGTCTGACGGCAACGGCCGTCAAGGACGATTTCGGCGACGGCCGCTGGACGCTCGAAGCCGGCGCCCTGGTGCTCGCCGATATGGGCATGGCGGCGGTGGACGAACTGGACAAGATGGACAAGGAGGACCGCTCCTCCCTCCACGAAGCGATGGAGCAGCAGTCGATCTCGGTCGCAAAGGCCGGGATCACGGCGACCCTCCGGTCGCGCTGCGCTCTCCTCGGGGCGGCGAACCCGAAGATGGGTCGTTTCGACGAGTACGCCCCTATCGCCGAGCAGATCAACATGCCGCCGTCCCTGCTCTCCCGTTTCGACCTGATCTTCATCATGACCGACAAGCCCGACTCGGCCCGCGACATGGCGATCGCCGACCACATTCTCAAGGCCCACTCAGTCGGGGAACTGATAGAGAAGCGCAAGCGGATGCCGATGGAAGGGGTGACCGACGAGTACATCCAGCGCGAGCTCAAGCCCGTCACCCCTGACATCGATCCTCTCCTGTTCCGGAAATATATCGCTTATGCGAAGCGGAACTGCTTCCCGACGATCCAGCCCGCGGCGCGGGAGAAACTCCGCGACTACTATCTCAGCCTCAGAAACCTTGCAGACACCAACAAGCCGGTGCCGGTGACGGCCCGTCAGCTGGAGGCGCTGGTCCGCCTGGGCGAGGCCTCGGCCCGCGTCCGTCTCTCGCCGACGATCGAGCTGGAGGACGCCGACCGCGTGATCAAGATCGTCGACACCTGCCTCCGTCAGGTGGCCTACGACGCCGAGTCGGGGAGTTTCGATATCGATAAGTGGACCACCGGGGTCTCGAAACGGCAGCGGGACATCATCAGGACGGTGAAGGAGATCATCAGGGACGTCGGCGGCGACGACGGGTCCGCAAACCTCGAACAGGTGATCGAGGAGATGATCAGGCAGGGCTTTACGAAGGACAAGGTCGAAGGCACCATTAAAATGCTCAAAAACCAGGGCGAGGTCATCGAGCCGCGGCCCGGCATCATCAGGCTCTTTGAGCGGGAGTTCTAA
- a CDS encoding minichromosome maintenance protein MCM, producing MGEVTDVVGEWVAFLSRYCRRELAEIEREFPFKRSLYIDYQTLQASGRSGLRLADEMIDRPGKATGDIRDALRQVSIIGEEKIGRINIRFHHIDRITGIRDIRAYHITRFVSVKGIIRKTTEVRPRIIEAVFQCPGCGATVTLAQGYGTFEEPENCPNPECNRRKLKLIPGKSRFVDSQKVRIQESPEGLRGGERPQTLDVEMTDDLTGMIAPGDRVVLNGVLRSKQRINYGTKSTLFDIYLDCSSAEAPEREYEEVNISEEDEAAIRALSREADLYSQITGSIAPSIYGNLEVKEAIALQLFGGVAKDLPDGSRLRGDIHMLLVGDPGIAKSQMLRYVVQLSPRGVYTSGKSSTSAGLTATAVKDDFGDGSWTLEAGALVLADMGVAAVDEMDKMAKEDRSALHEAMEQQTISIAKAGMTATLRSRCALLGAANPKLGRFDAFVPIAEQINMPPSLLSRFDLIFIMTDKPDAARDTAIAEHIVKAHRVGELILQASAGPLSEGHAELLASESVAVEPPIAPEVLRKYVAYAKRNINPLITDGAKEMLIAYYLRLRGLADDNKPVPVTARQLEALIRLGEASARIRLSPFVEARDAERVIKIVDTCLRQVAYDAETGTLDIDKWTSGITKKKRDIIRTIKETIKDLGGDDGTARIAEVVERLAGEGYERDEVQEQIERMMRFGEAMQPRRGIVRLI from the coding sequence ATGGGCGAGGTCACCGATGTGGTCGGGGAGTGGGTGGCCTTCCTCTCCCGCTACTGCCGGCGGGAACTCGCAGAGATCGAGCGCGAATTTCCCTTCAAACGCTCACTCTATATCGACTATCAGACCCTGCAGGCGTCGGGCCGGTCGGGCCTGCGCCTTGCCGACGAGATGATCGACCGGCCGGGAAAGGCGACAGGGGACATCAGGGACGCCCTTCGCCAGGTCTCGATCATCGGCGAGGAGAAGATCGGCCGGATCAACATCCGCTTCCACCACATCGATCGGATCACCGGGATCCGGGACATCAGGGCCTACCACATCACCCGCTTCGTCTCGGTGAAGGGGATCATCAGGAAGACGACCGAGGTGCGGCCGAGGATCATCGAGGCCGTCTTCCAGTGCCCGGGGTGCGGCGCCACCGTGACGCTCGCGCAGGGCTACGGCACCTTCGAGGAGCCGGAGAACTGCCCGAACCCCGAGTGCAACCGGCGCAAACTCAAACTCATTCCGGGAAAATCCCGGTTTGTCGATTCCCAGAAGGTCAGGATACAGGAGTCGCCTGAAGGTCTCAGGGGCGGCGAACGGCCGCAGACCCTGGACGTGGAGATGACCGACGACCTCACCGGCATGATCGCACCCGGCGACCGGGTGGTGCTCAACGGCGTTCTCCGCTCCAAGCAGCGCATCAACTACGGCACAAAGTCCACGCTGTTTGATATTTATCTCGACTGCTCCTCGGCCGAGGCGCCTGAGCGCGAGTATGAGGAGGTGAACATTTCGGAGGAGGACGAGGCGGCGATCCGGGCGCTGTCCCGGGAGGCGGATCTCTATTCCCAGATCACCGGGTCGATCGCCCCGTCCATCTACGGCAACCTCGAGGTGAAGGAGGCGATCGCCCTCCAGCTCTTCGGCGGCGTGGCAAAGGACCTCCCTGACGGGTCGCGCCTGCGCGGCGACATCCACATGCTGCTCGTCGGCGATCCCGGCATTGCAAAGTCCCAGATGCTCCGCTACGTGGTGCAGCTCTCGCCGCGGGGCGTCTACACCTCGGGCAAGTCCTCGACCTCGGCCGGCCTGACCGCAACGGCCGTCAAGGACGATTTCGGCGACGGGAGCTGGACGCTCGAGGCCGGTGCCCTGGTGCTCGCCGATATGGGGGTCGCCGCCGTCGACGAGATGGACAAGATGGCGAAAGAGGACCGTTCGGCCCTGCACGAGGCGATGGAACAGCAGACAATCTCGATCGCAAAGGCCGGGATGACGGCGACCCTGCGGTCGCGCTGCGCTCTTCTCGGGGCGGCGAACCCGAAACTCGGCCGGTTCGACGCCTTCGTCCCGATCGCCGAGCAGATCAATATGCCCCCCTCCCTGCTCTCCCGTTTCGACCTGATCTTTATCATGACCGACAAGCCCGACGCGGCGCGGGACACGGCGATCGCCGAGCATATCGTCAAGGCCCACCGGGTCGGGGAGTTGATCCTGCAGGCGTCGGCCGGCCCCCTCTCAGAGGGGCACGCCGAGCTCCTTGCCTCTGAGAGCGTGGCCGTGGAACCGCCGATCGCCCCGGAGGTGCTGAGAAAGTACGTCGCCTATGCGAAGCGGAACATCAACCCCCTGATCACCGACGGGGCAAAGGAGATGCTCATCGCCTATTACCTCCGTCTCAGGGGCCTTGCCGACGACAACAAACCGGTGCCGGTGACGGCCCGCCAGCTGGAGGCATTGATCCGCCTGGGCGAGGCCTCGGCCCGTATCCGCCTCTCGCCGTTTGTGGAGGCGCGGGACGCCGAACGGGTGATCAAGATCGTGGACACCTGTCTTCGGCAGGTGGCCTACGACGCCGAGACCGGGACCCTGGACATCGACAAGTGGACCAGCGGGATCACGAAGAAGAAGCGCGATATCATCCGCACCATCAAGGAGACGATCAAGGACCTCGGCGGCGACGACGGCACGGCACGGATCGCCGAGGTCGTCGAGCGCCTCGCCGGCGAGGGCTACGAGCGCGATGAGGTGCAGGAGCAGATCGAGCGGATGATGCGTTTCGGCGAGGCGATGCAGCCGCGGCGGGGGATCGTGCGGCTGATCTGA